One Dysidea avara chromosome 7, odDysAvar1.4, whole genome shotgun sequence genomic region harbors:
- the LOC136261321 gene encoding ultra-long-chain fatty acid omega-hydroxylase-like isoform X3, with amino-acid sequence MQENHKKYPTWCVYWMGPTIPFVYTANLEIMKIILKSEVKKPDVYAFFRKWLGDGLAISSDEKWKRHRKLLTPAFHLDILKQYIPVFNEVSHKLLDKWSGLADSGESVEVTEHLHLYTLDVLMRCTFYSNSNCLEKEEIPYVTASCELEYLLMNRVFSPQYFFDWVYFSTAAGRRFLHCCDVVHEYSEEVIMKRREELLKGTQQSQPRKYLDFLDVLLSVKDENGKGLTDTEIREEVDTFMFAGHGTTASALGWIMYCLGQHVEHQKLCREEIREVLAGRDSDDITWEDLSKLSYTTMCIKESLRLYPLGPLIGKKLSEEIVAGGYRIPKGIYCAGGTYIGLGIYVMHHDPSVWSDPEKFDPLRFTIESCKKMDPFAYLAFSAGPRNCIGQRFALHELQVTTSHILNKFKLDVDSTHTVEPCVNVVYKARNGIKMKLSPAL; translated from the exons ATGCAGGAGAATCATAAGAAATATCCTACTTGGTGTGTGTACTGGATGGGACCAACTATCCCTTTCGTCTATACAGCTAATTTGGAAATCATGAAGATTATTTTAAAATCAG AAGTAAAGAAACCTGATGTTTATGCATTTTTTCGTAAATGGCTTG GTGATGGATTAGCAATTAGTAGTGATGAAAAGTGGAAGAGACATCGTAAACTTCTTACTCCAGCTTTTCACCTTGACATACTCAAACAGTATATACCAGTGTTCAATGAAGTGTCCCACAAGTTGCTG GATAAATGGAGTGGATTAGCTGATAGTGGAGAGTCAGTGGAGGTCACTGAACACCTACACTTGTACACACTTGATGTGTTGATGAGGTGCACTTTTTATAGTAACAGCAATTGCCTAGAGAA GGAGGAAATTCCTTATGTAACTGCCTCTTGTGAATTGGAATACCTTCTTATGAATAGAGTTTT TTCTCCACAATATTTCTTTGACTGGGTATACTTCTCCACTGCTGCTGGTCGCAGGTTCCTCCATTGCTGTGATGTTGTTCATGAATATTCAGAGGAAGTGATAATGAAGAGAAGAGAGGAATTATTAAAG GGTACACAACAGTCACAACCTAGAAAGTATCTTGACTTCCTTGATGTATTGCTGTCAGTGAAG GATGAAAATGGTAAAGGTTTAACAGATACGGAGATCAGAGAAGAAGTGGACACTTTTATGTTCGCAGGTCACGGTACTACTGCATCAG CTCTGGGATGGATCATGTACTGTCTAGGTCAACATGTGGAACACCAGAAATTGTGTAGGGAAGAGATCAGAGAGGTGTTAGCTGGTAGAGACTCTGATGACATTACATG GGAGGACCTGTCCAAACTATCCTATACTACTATGTGTATTAAGGAATCATTGAGATTGTATCCACTGGGTCCTTTGATTGGAAAGAAGTTATCAGAAGAGATTGTCGCTGGTGGATATAGAATTCCTAAAGGTATATACTGTGCAGGAG GTACATATATAGGACTTGGTATCTATGTTATGCATCATGATCCGTCAGTGTGGAGTGATCCAGAG AAATTTGACCCTCTGAGGTTTACTATTGAGAGCTGTAAGAAAATGGACCCCTTTGCTTATCTTGCCTTTTCTGCTGGTCCAAG GAATTGTATTGGCCAACGATTTGCACTACATGAACTCCAAGTAACAACTTCTCACATTCTGAATAA GTTTAAACTGGATGTGGATTCTACACACACAGTAGAGCCATGTGTTAATGTAGTTTACAAAGCAAGAAACGGAATAAAGATGAAGCTGAGTCCCGCACTTTGA
- the LOC136260014 gene encoding cytochrome P450 4F6-like, with amino-acid sequence MKIILQSGEGLATSSDDKWKRHRKLLTPAFHLDILKQYIPVYNEVSHKLLEIWSGLADSGESVEVTEYLHLYTLDVLLRCIYSSNSNCLEKEEIPYVTASCELDCLVTNRILSPQYFFDWVYFSTAAGRRFLHCCDVVHKYSEEVIMKRREELLKQSQPRKYLNLLDALLSVKDENGKGLTDTEIREEVDTFMFAGHDTTGSAMGWIIYCLGQHEEHQELCREEIREVLAGRDSDDITWEDLSKLSYTTMCIKEIVSTGSFDWKEVIRRDCRWWM; translated from the exons ATGAAGATTATTTTACAATCAG GTGAAGGATTAGCAACTAGTAGTGATGACAAGTGGAAGAGACATCGTAAACTTCTCACTCCAGCTTTTCACCTTGACATACTCAAACAGTATATACCAGTGTACAATGAAGTGTCCCACAAGTTACTG GAAATATGGAGTGGATTAGCTGATAGTGGAGAGTCAGTGGAGGTCACTGAATACCTACACTTGTACACACTTGATGTGTTGTTGAGGTGTATTTATTCTAGTAACAGCAATTGCCTAGAAAA GGAGGAAATTCCTTATGTAACTGCCTCTTGTGAATTAGACTGCCTTGTCACAAATAGAATTCT TTCTCCACAATATTTCTTTGACTGGGTGTACTTCTCTACTGCTGCTGGTCGCAGGTTTCTCCATTGCTGTGATGTTGTTCATAAATATTCAGAGGAAGTGATAATGAAGAGACGAGAGGAATTATTAAAG CAGTCACAACCTAGGAAATATCTTAACCTCCTTGATGCTTTGCTGTCAGTGAAG GATGAAAATGGTAAAGGTTTAACAGATACAGAGATCAGAGAAGAAGTGGACACTTTTATGTTTGCAGGTCATGATACTACTGGATCAG CTATGGGATGGATCATATACTGTCTAGGTCAACATGAGGAACACCAGGAATTGTGTAGGGAAGAGATCAGAGAGGTGTTAGCTGGTAGAGACTCTGATGACATTACATG GGAGGACCTGTCCAAACTATCCTATACTACTATGTGTATTAAGGAGATTGTATCCACTGGGTCCTTTGATTGGAAAGAAGTTATCAGAAGAGATTGTCGCTGGTGGATGTAG